One part of the Arabidopsis thaliana chromosome 1 sequence genome encodes these proteins:
- the MUB5 gene encoding membrane-anchored ubiquitin-fold protein 5 precursor (membrane-anchored ubiquitin-fold protein 5 precursor (MUB5); CONTAINS InterPro DOMAIN/s: Membrane-anchored ubiquitin-fold protein, HCG-1 (InterPro:IPR017000), Ubiquitin supergroup (InterPro:IPR019955); BEST Arabidopsis thaliana protein match is: membrane-anchored ubiquitin-fold protein 6 precursor (TAIR:AT1G22050.1); Has 157 Blast hits to 157 proteins in 19 species: Archae - 0; Bacteria - 0; Metazoa - 0; Fungi - 0; Plants - 157; Viruses - 0; Other Eukaryotes - 0 (source: NCBI BLink).), with product MGDEDLIELKFRLADGTDIGPSKYSQFMTVASLKEKIIAQWPKDKENAPKMINEVKLINGGKILENNKTLSEARSLITIGELPGIVTTMHVVLRPPLFEKKKEKLQNDPPRKSHCVCCIL from the exons ATGGGAGATGAAGATTTAATAGAATTGAAGTTCAGACTCGCAGATGGTACCGACATTGGTCCAAGCAAATATAGTCAATTCATGACTGTTGCATCTCTCAAGGAGAAAATCATTGCTCAATGGCCTAAAG ACAAAGAAAACGCACCAAAGATGATAAATGAGGTTAAGCTCATCAATGGTGGGAAGATACTTGAGAACAACAAAACACTTTCTGAAGCAAGGTCCTTAATAACTATTGGTGAACTTCCTGGAATTGTAACTACAATGCATGTTGTTCTTCGTCCTCCTctctttgagaagaaaaaag aGAAACTGCAGAATGATCCTCCAAGGAAGAGTCACTGTGTATGCTGCATTTTGTAG
- a CDS encoding Galactose oxidase/kelch repeat superfamily protein (Galactose oxidase/kelch repeat superfamily protein; FUNCTIONS IN: molecular_function unknown; INVOLVED IN: biological_process unknown; LOCATED IN: cellular_component unknown; Has 0 Blast hits to 0 proteins in 0 species (source: NCBI BLink).), which produces MRKKKKKIVLSSTSEAEKLFLEANIVMMKYRAINNLIEEMLKLV; this is translated from the exons atgaggaagaagaagaagaagattgtgttGAGTAGCACATCTGAAGCTGAAAAG CTCTTTCTTGAAGCAAACATTGTGATGATGAAGTATAGAGCCATAAACAATCTAATTGAGGAAATGCTCAAGCTTGTGTGA
- a CDS encoding Galactose oxidase/kelch repeat superfamily protein — MRKKKKKIVLSSTSEAEKVSIPYLPDDLLLNCLARISRLYYPTLSLVSKRFRSLLASTELYETRRLLALS, encoded by the exons atgaggaagaagaagaagaagattgtgttGAGTAGCACATCTGAAGCTGAAAAGGTTAGTATACCATATCTCCCAGACGATCTACTCTTGAATTGCTTAGCACGCATCTCTAGATTGTACTACCCAACTCTCTCGTTAGTCTCCAAGAGATTCCGCTCTCTTCTCGCTTCCACAGAGCTCTACGAGACCCGACGGCTTTTAG CTCTTTCTTGA
- a CDS encoding Galactose oxidase/kelch repeat superfamily protein (Galactose oxidase/kelch repeat superfamily protein; CONTAINS InterPro DOMAIN/s: F-box domain, cyclin-like (InterPro:IPR001810), Galactose oxidase/kelch, beta-propeller (InterPro:IPR011043); BEST Arabidopsis thaliana protein match is: Galactose oxidase/kelch repeat superfamily protein (TAIR:AT4G39550.1); Has 873 Blast hits to 863 proteins in 20 species: Archae - 0; Bacteria - 0; Metazoa - 0; Fungi - 0; Plants - 873; Viruses - 0; Other Eukaryotes - 0 (source: NCBI BLink).): protein MRKKKKKIVLSSTSEAEKVSIPYLPDDLLLNCLARISRLYYPTLSLVSKRFRSLLASTELYETRRLLGTSESCLYFFMTERRNDHEVYGKVEWCHVVHTLPLFNLSRALSCYHCLSHCFLMIIYIILFSI from the coding sequence atgaggaagaagaagaagaagattgtgttGAGTAGCACATCTGAAGCTGAAAAGGTTAGTATACCATATCTCCCAGACGATCTACTCTTGAATTGCTTAGCACGCATCTCTAGATTGTACTACCCAACTCTCTCGTTAGTCTCCAAGAGATTCCGCTCTCTTCTCGCTTCCACAGAGCTCTACGAGACCCGACGGCTTTTAGGTACCTCCGAGAGTTGTCTCTATTTCTTTATGACTGAGAGGCGCAACGACCATGAGGTTTATGGGAAAGTTGAGTGGTGTCATGTTGTGCATACGTTGCCCCTATTCAATTTGTCTCGAGCACTATCTTGTTACCACTGTTTGAGTCATTGCTTCCTcatgatcatatatatcattttgttttctatatga